The Salvia splendens isolate huo1 chromosome 20, SspV2, whole genome shotgun sequence nucleotide sequence cttGTCTGCCGGAATGTCCTAGTGTTTGTCCACTATTGTGCAGTGGAGTGAGAAGTCCTAGtaacgtggcagaaggtgtttttgggatgtcctaatACTAGTTCGTGAGGATATTCTTCCTATTGTGGAGGCTCTTaatcaaatattaatatatcTCGCAGCAACAAAATTAGCTATTAAGAAATCTCCCCATTTCCGTTTAAACTTCCCCACTCCACCCACCAATCCACCAACCCTAGATCTGCgaccaaaattaaaaagaaaaaggaaaaaaaaagaagaaaaacacacACAATTACAAAAAGACTTCGTAACATGTGAGGAGATTCACCGTCACAGCCTCAATCGCAAATGGCGATCATCGGCGACGCTCTGCGCCAGGCGTTCATGCCCAAGCACGAGTACGAGAGCCTCCGCGAAGAGGACAAGGCATGGCACAAGATGCAGAAGCCGCTCATCCTACTCGCTCTATCCCTAATTTCTCTCGCCATTTCTCTATCCACTGCGATCAGTTTCAGAATAGTGTTTCCAGCTGACAACCTGCGCCGCCCTTTCTGCCGCGACCTCCGGATTCAGCCGCTGCCCGTCAATTTCACTGCCTCCGCGGCGGGCGACGGAGACAGAGAGTCCGATCTATTCCCTAACGCATTTGTTCTCACGGATCAGGAGACGGTTGATTACTACTGGATGGTGGTGTTTCTTCCGTCCGCGATGCTTTTTGCGGTTTCGGCGGTTTACTTGATTGCTGGTGAGCAATTGTGGATTTGAGATCTTCTTAGATTGTACTACTCCTTTGATTATCTGTTTTACTGAAATTTGTAGGAGTTTAACTTATCTCTTATCTATAGCTGCTCACATTCGAGATATTTGATTGATTACTGTAGCTTTACATACTCCTGTCTAATATGCTAGTTACTGATCTATGACTCCCAAAGCGCTGAGGATTTGAAATCCAAAATTTTTACATTAGCTCTTTAGATATGGTTGAGATAGGGGAATTTAAACTCACAACAACATAATTAGCCATTCCTACCTAAACGAATATGCTAACCTACATTGCTTTGCTTCAGTGTCACGTCCCCTGGTTGTGATATGGCTGTTACATATCTACAATCAAATGCTGTCCAGTATTGAAATGCTATATTACAAGTATATGGTAAATGTACTCTGATAAGCAAGTACAGTCCATACACGAGTCTCTTTTTCTGGTTTGGAAGAACTCCTCATTTGTGCTCATGATAGGGGAAATATGGTTGACATGTACTAAGGGGTTTTAATGTGTTCCTTATCTCCAGTAAGGTTCTTGGTAGGGAGGTTTTGAGAAGGAGAGTAGAGGAGGAATGGTTATAACTGCTTGTGATAGAGTAGTATAGTAATTTTTATCCTTTACTTTTGGATAATGAGCCATATCTTTCATTCCCCTACACCCATGGTTCCTTTGATATTGACCACATCCCGTATTCCCATAAAGAAAACCTATCTCAAAGATCAGTCATTACATCCAACAATGCCATGCACATCacatttttaattcaaaattcaaattaactTTAATAATTGTTGCTTGTAATACAGGAATCATTGTTGCCTACACTGCCCCTACACGAAATGGATGCTTGAAGGTTGTTGAGAACAACTACTGTGCCTCTAGAAGAGGTacactattttatttatctttttgtTTTCCCATGTTTTTATGGGACTTCTAGGTATCTGGACGAGGATGTCAAAGCTAATATACCAGTTTAAGCATGTGTTTCAGGCTTTCAGAACATCAATTTACTGACATAATTGTGGGTGTGGTActtcttatactccctccgtcccgggctactcgcccctttccttttcggcacggagattaaggaatgagtgtataggaaagtcaaaaatgatgactgtaggtgaaaatttttactaaaaatggaaagagtgcaagtaacttgggacgcccaaaaaggaaataagtgcgagtagtacgggacggagggagtatataatagcTGATGGATGGATTTGTATCTGTTCTGAAATGATTAGATGGACATCCTTCTTGTTAGAATCAGGGTGCTGGTCCCAAGACAGAAACAATTAACTGAAGTATCTCTGCATGTATATAGTCCTATGAAATCATACTTGGCCTGCACTAAAGTTCTTGTTGTACAATGCTGATGCTGTAGGAATTCTAATTGTTTGTGCTGTTATGGGGTTGTTGGgactaggggtgggtcgatacgagatatcgtatcgaaaacgttgtatcgtatatcgtatcgaaaatatcgatatgaaagaatttcatatcgttatcgtatcgaaagtttcgatatatcgaactttcgatatggataatatcaatattgttatcgtaccgaaattcgatatatcgaatttcggtacgatatatcgaaatatcgataccgtatcgaatacctgtatatcgaaaattataatttcaaaacttaaaattcacacaaaaattaataaaacttcaacacaataaaattaatagtgttcttatctccataatcaaaatacaacacaaccaagtacaattaaatggatttatatatatttataattttaaattttaatatgtattgaatttcaatatgttttgatatatacgatatatatcgtatattcgatataaaacgatatatcacgatataaggaaattcatatcgttatcgtatcgaaaacctacgatacggtatcgtatcgtatcgaaaattacgatatatcgaaaattcgataattttttgatatttttcaatatgaTACGAGCTATAtctcattttttcgatatttttccccagccctagttGGGACCAGGGTCTTAAGATTGAACAGATGTTTGATGCATTGCAATTGCAtatagaaagaaataaaagcaTGTTAATGCTTTATTTGCTAGAACAAAAACAATTTGAGGGATTGTCATGGCTACCAACTTATTGAGAATGGTTATATTCTATTTCTAGTTGTCTAGGTGTCCTTCATCACGCTATTTGTTTATTTACCATTGGATGACCTCTTGTAGTTTTTGTATTACTATTTGTTTAGAATAGTATAATGTGAATATTTGCTTATTTTATCTTGTTTTGGAGTTTTGGACTATAAGTGGCCTTTCTTTAATGTGTTCCAGGCTCGATTAATAATTATGGCTGAAATTTTGTGGCTGGAACTTAATTAAAGAGATTAGGTTCTTGTGGGTGCATGGCTCTTTGGTATACCAAAGATTGCCATGATAAGTGCACTGCAATTTTTCTTCCTTGTGCTTGACATCTTATAAGGTTCCTCTTTGTTATCATTTATAGGCGGTGTTCGATGTCTATCCATACTGAATCTCGTGTTTGCCATTTTATTTGGTCTTCTCGCACTATTCCTTGGCTCCACTCTGCTAACACTTGGTAGCAGCTGCTCCTTGCCTTTGTTCTGGTGCTACGAAATTGCATCATGGGGTTTTGTCATTTTACACGGAGGAGCTGCCTTCTTTCTGAGACGCAAGGCAGCAGTGATACTTGATGAGAGTGACTCAGGTAGTAGAAACACTGGGCTGGAGATGCTTGAAGCAAGCCCAATAGAAGTCACACCAGAAGTAGAGAGACGTGTTACTGAGGGTTTCAAATCATGGATGGGACCGTCTATCCTATCCTCAGACGATGAGGATGAACCTGATGATTATCTAGAAGTGCCAAACGTAGCGCGTTCATTCTCCGCTCGTCAAAGAGTGTAATTCCGTCTCCCATGTGGCATAGAGCTCTCTATCTATCCCCATGACCTCTGAGATGCGCACTGAGCAATGTCTGTAGGAAGATACGTTCTCAGGCATATGGCGTTATGCACATATTGAAACCGTTGGTAGCCGGTAGAAAAAAGATGTACAAAATTCTACTGAGGAATGTTCCATTGGGGCATGGCAATTGGTAAATTCCTCCACACACCGTGAATAACTTTTTGTAGTTTGTTAAGAACTTGTGCCAAATATAGTTACAAGTTTGCAGTTTTTTCACGGCCATGAAGTagtattttgatatatatagtCGCACACTGATCTTGAATTTCTTCTATCTTCTCTCAGCATGATCTTGTAATTTTACTTGTATTTTTAGTGTTTTGAATTTGGATTGTAAAAAACTCCCTCAAAATAAATTCTGGAGATTGACTTGTGCTCAATTTGGTGATTTTGTATAAccactaatcacaaaacaaactatATAATGCCAGCAGTAACATTTTGTACACCACACaagcattataaatagggagTTTTCTTTACTCAAAATTTAAAGTAGGTTTCATAAACAGAatggaaaacaaaaacaaacccTTTGTAACCTAAAGTGCAATTTTACTGAGCATTAACATATAATAGTTAATCATCAAGTTAATCACTGTaggtaaaaatgaaaataagtaaCATAACCGTTATATACTAGTTATAACATTTGATAAATTCCATAAAGCTCAGTAACCCCATAATTCAGGAACAAGCAGTAAATAGCCAGACTAAAAAAGCAACAACAAATAGATAGAGAACAGAATTGGTGAAGGGGGGCAGTGATGCTTTGCCTATACTTTCTGAGCTTTGTTAGTGCGATGATCGTTGTCTCTACCGCGGGAATGCTTCCAACCGGAATGCCTCCCAGCACCTCGGTTGTTGTGCCTACCTCCCCTATAAAAGAACAAAGAGCAATACATTAGGGGCAGAATTTATCAGTTGAGTTTTGTGCCGGAAGGCATGTAACAGGCTAACTTCACATTAAATCCTTTGGTAATTTGCAACAGGAGCAGCAATATCTTAAAACTAGAGCAGTGGTAAACAAAAAGTGCGGTTGATATCATACCTTCCACGCCCATTTTTGAAGTCGCGGTGTTTCACTTGACCACTACGCAGTGCGTTCCAATAGTCCTTCTCAGCATCACCTGAATCAACAAGAGCACAATATTGGAAACAAATGTTGAAGCAGACACGCATAAAAAGAATAAGATTTACTTCCAGTAGGATGtaaataataaaacaatttgTAATTCgaagaagaataattcaaaccAAGGAAGAGAATGTAGATACCAGTCATTGGGTCCAGATTGGTAATGAAATTTTTCACGACTAAACCCCCCTCCTCGGCTAGCACAGTGGCAGCCCGAGCTTTCTGAGCAGATTCAGCATTTTCAAACCTTATGTATCCAGAGTTTTCGCCAATCTGGAAATCAATGAACTGCACAGACGACCATGAGatattaaacaaaatatataaagatAAGAGTTCTAAAAATTCCCCAGGAGTGAATTAGAAGCAAACAGATTATATAACATCCTTCAACAACCCTTCCAATCAATATGTTCACTGGAATATTGCCTAACTATAACTGTTAAGTATTCAAATCATTTGTGTTGAAAGCATGTTTAATAAATAACATTAATCAACAGTATAGTTCAAATTTTGAGACTACACTGCTTCATAACAAAATAATGTGTTAACTATTTTCAATTATGTCATTTGTCAACCACACCACAGGATCTATCTATGGCATCATCATCAATTGGAATTACAATGAATGGTGAATACCTTGATGGTGCCAAACTTTTGGAAAATGCTTTTTTAGATCCTATCTTGAAACAAGATCTTTATTGTCCTTGCAAGCTGCAAGGGttattctttcttcttttgggATATCTTCAGATTTTTCATTATCCTCAGGTTGTCGGACTTCCGTGTCTGCACCATTGGTATCTCCGTCCTTTTCTTCATCTGCATTCTCTACATAATTTGTCGCATCTATAACATCTTCCGCAA carries:
- the LOC121782105 gene encoding uncharacterized protein LOC121782105; its protein translation is MAIIGDALRQAFMPKHEYESLREEDKAWHKMQKPLILLALSLISLAISLSTAISFRIVFPADNLRRPFCRDLRIQPLPVNFTASAAGDGDRESDLFPNAFVLTDQETVDYYWMVVFLPSAMLFAVSAVYLIAGIIVAYTAPTRNGCLKVVENNYCASRRGGVRCLSILNLVFAILFGLLALFLGSTLLTLGSSCSLPLFWCYEIASWGFVILHGGAAFFLRRKAAVILDESDSGSRNTGLEMLEASPIEVTPEVERRVTEGFKSWMGPSILSSDDEDEPDDYLEVPNVARSFSARQRV